TTGTTTGAAGTTGGGGTGCAAGGGGCGGTATCTTGGCCTACAGATTGGTTCGTCTGGGCGGTTCTCCTCTTCTCCGGCTGGGTGGCAACCGGCTTGTGCTCCATCTGGTGGAATAGTGGAATCAGCAGAATCGGGGCGGGGCGGACGGCGATGTATCTTAACGGCATGCCGGTGGCAAGTTTAGTGTTTGCCGTGTTGCTGCTGGGAGAAAAGTTAATCGGGATTCATGCCCTGGGCTTCCTTACCGTATTCGCTGGCATCTATCTGGGAACCATGACGAGAAAAAAGGCAGTTGCGTCAATTCCTCAAACTCTTCCATCCAAGGGAGGGTGTGCATGAACTTTGGGCAGACTAGTTGAAGAGTGGATTGTCAGGGGGAGTAAAACATGGCCGCCGTATGGGAATTAATCAAGAAAGGTAACACTTCATCAGCTGCGGCAGCTGTTGGGAACACGGTTCTTGCTGCAATCAAAGGTTTTGCCGCCGCAGTCAGCGGAAGCGGCCCGATGTTTGCCTCCGCCATGCATTCAGTTGCAGACGCCATAAATCAGGGGTTTGTGTTTGCCGGCAGCGTGTTGGCGGAACGAAGGCCCACTCGCCGCTTTCCAACGGGGTTTGGCCGGGTCATTAACATTTTCTGTATGGTAGCCGTCATCGTGGTTACCATTATGGCCTATGAGACCATCCGGGAAGGAATTCATCTGGTCCGACATCCGGTGGAAGCGGGCGGGGTTTGGCTGAACGTTTTGATTCTGGCCATCGCCATAGCCATTGACGGTTACATTCTGGCCAAGGCCATGAAGGAGATTGTCTTGGAAACGCGAATCAATACAAGGGGATTTGGAATTGTGGCAGGAGCTTTCCGCCATGTGGGACGGGCTGCTCCGCCAACCCGTTTGGTGTTTTATGAGGACCTGGTGGCGACAACCGGCGCCTTCTTGGCTCTGTTTGGCGTCACTTTGTCCCATTTTACCGAGCTTGATGTACTGGATGGAATTGTGACCATCCTGATTGGCTGTTTGATGGTGGGAGTTGCGTTCAGGGTTGGATACGACAGCATGGTCGGTCTGATCGGGGTCGCAGCACCGCGCGAAATTGAAGAAAAAGTTGCAACTATCATCCTGTCGGATTCCGATGTGACAGATATAAACAAACTGCGCATCACGCAGGAAGGCCGATTTTATCATGTGGAAAGCTATATTGAATTGCGCCCGGGCCTTGCACTGGCAGATGCGGACGACATCAAATTTCGAGTGCGGGACAGGTTGTTGGCAGACCCCGACATCGCCGATGTCACATTGGGAATTCTGGAAGACAACGGCATAAGGGACTGGACGCCCGACAAACCGGAGGAACTGGAGTAGGATGATGACCATTCGCAAAGCGGCAGTCTTGATTATACTGGGGGCAGTGGTTTTACTGCTTGTCCCTTACAGCATTCCACTGATTCTGGCATTGTTGACGGCCATGATGCTGGAACCGCTGGTTTTGTTTTTGATTCGCAATCTGAAGGTCAATCGGGGGATTGCGGTCACAATTTCATTTGTTCTGTTTTTTGCCTTTTTCGGCTATGGAGGGTATTGGCTTGGGACGAAACTGATCGTGCAGGCAGTGGCCCTGGCCCAGCACTTGCCCGCATTTTCCGCAAGACTGTTTGAATCGGCGGAGAAATACATATGGATGTGGCAGACTTATTACGCGTCACTGCCGGCGGAGACGGTTCGAACCATTCAGCAGGTCATTGGGGGACTTAAGAATTCGGCAGTAAATGCTGCTTCAAGTCTGGCGGAATGGGTGGTTCGGTCCGTAGCCGCCTTACCCGGATTGTTCCTGATCTCTATCGTATATCTGATCGGACTTTTCTTGATCAGTCTGGATCTTCCCAGGATCCGTGTGGGGTTTTTTCGCATGTTTACCCCCTCGGCAAGGGAAAAGGTTGAACTGATTATGACGCAGCTCGGTCGTGCAACTGTCGGTTTTTTGCAGGCGCAGTTTATTCTAAGTCTTCTTACTTATATACTGGCATTAGTCGGACTTCTCATCCTGCAAGTGAAATATGCGGCAGTTATTGCGTTCTTGATTGTAATTGTCGACATTCTCCCGATTCTTGGCACCGGTTCTTTTCTGGTCCCTTGGGCGGTATACAGTTTTATGAAGGGTAATCCGCATCTGGCAATCGGGTTGGTGGTCCTTTTCCTTGTCATTACAGTGATTCGACGTATCATTGAGCCAAAGATTCTGGGCTCAAGTCTTGGCATCAGTGCATTGGCCGCGTTGACCAGCATGTATTTGGGATTCCAACTGATCGGTTTCTTCGGTCTCATCCTGGGGCCGGCTGTCGTCAT
The window above is part of the Effusibacillus lacus genome. Proteins encoded here:
- a CDS encoding cation diffusion facilitator family transporter, with the translated sequence MAAVWELIKKGNTSSAAAAVGNTVLAAIKGFAAAVSGSGPMFASAMHSVADAINQGFVFAGSVLAERRPTRRFPTGFGRVINIFCMVAVIVVTIMAYETIREGIHLVRHPVEAGGVWLNVLILAIAIAIDGYILAKAMKEIVLETRINTRGFGIVAGAFRHVGRAAPPTRLVFYEDLVATTGAFLALFGVTLSHFTELDVLDGIVTILIGCLMVGVAFRVGYDSMVGLIGVAAPREIEEKVATIILSDSDVTDINKLRITQEGRFYHVESYIELRPGLALADADDIKFRVRDRLLADPDIADVTLGILEDNGIRDWTPDKPEELE
- the ytvI gene encoding sporulation integral membrane protein YtvI, with the translated sequence MMTIRKAAVLIILGAVVLLLVPYSIPLILALLTAMMLEPLVLFLIRNLKVNRGIAVTISFVLFFAFFGYGGYWLGTKLIVQAVALAQHLPAFSARLFESAEKYIWMWQTYYASLPAETVRTIQQVIGGLKNSAVNAASSLAEWVVRSVAALPGLFLISIVYLIGLFLISLDLPRIRVGFFRMFTPSAREKVELIMTQLGRATVGFLQAQFILSLLTYILALVGLLILQVKYAAVIAFLIVIVDILPILGTGSFLVPWAVYSFMKGNPHLAIGLVVLFLVITVIRRIIEPKILGSSLGISALAALTSMYLGFQLIGFFGLILGPAVVIVIEALRKAGFLKFKIDF